In Cydia amplana chromosome 13, ilCydAmpl1.1, whole genome shotgun sequence, a single genomic region encodes these proteins:
- the LOC134653567 gene encoding glycogen synthase kinase-3 beta isoform X2, producing the protein MSGRPRTTSFAEGSKSVRKTFDNQPPKPLGGVKISSKDGSKVTTVVATPGQGPDRPQEVSYADMKLIGNGSFGVVYQAKLCDTGELIAIKKVLQDKRFKNRELQIMRRLEHCNIVKLKYFFYSSGEKAAVPAAVSTLLSAMQSIEVTKDEVYLNLVLEYIPETVYKVARHYSKDEQTIPISFIKLYMYQLFRSLAYIHSLGICHRDIKPQNLLLDPKTGVLKLCDFGSAKHLVRGEPNVSYICSRYYRAPELIFGAIDYTTKIDVWSAGCVVAELLLGQPIFPGDSGVDQLVEIIKVLGTPTREQIREMNPNYTEFKFPQIKSHPWAKVFRACTPPDAISLVSRLLEYTPGARLSPLQACAHSFFDELREPAARLPNGRALPPLFNFTEYELNIQPSLNDFLKPRASPPQADAASASHQAAGVLDQDPPGENAAASGPSGGSPGAS; encoded by the exons gCAAGGACGGCTCAAAGGTGACGACTGTGGTGGCGACGCCGGGGCAAGGCCCCGACCGGCCGCAGGAAGTGAGCTATGCCGACATGAAGCTCATCGGTAACGGCAGCTTCGGCGTCGTCTACCAGGCCAAACTATGTGACACCGGCGAGCTCATTGCCATCAAAAAAGTGCTCCAGGACAAAAGGTTTAAG aaTCGAGAACTTCAAATTATGCGACGGCTGGAGCACTGTAATATTGTCAAATTGAAATACTTCTTTTACTCTAGTGGAGAAAAG gCGGCAGTGCCCGCAGCAGTCAGTACGTTGTTAAGCGCAATGCAGTCTATTGAAGTCACA AAGGACGAAGTGTACCTGAACCTGGTGCTGGAGTATATCCCCGAAACTGTTTATAAAGTGGCACGTCATTACTCCAAAGATGAACAAACCATACCCATTAGTTTTATAAAG CTCTACATGTACCAGTTGTTCAGAAGTCTGGCGTACATCCACTCGCTGGGCATCTGCCACCGGGACATCAAGCCACAAAACTTACTCCTGGACCCCAAGACGGGGGTCCTCAAGCTGTGCGACTTCGGCTCCGCGAAGCACCTCGTGCGCGGCGAGCCTAACGTCTCATATATCTGCTCGCGTTACTACCGCGCGCCGGAACTTATTTTCGGCGCTATAGATTATACCACTAAAATCG ATGTGTGGAGCGCGGGTTGCGTAGTGGCAGAGCTGTTGCTCGGCCAACCCATCTTCCCTGGGGACTCCGGTGTAGACCAACTCGTGGAAATCATCAAG GTCTTAGGCACTCCCACGCGGGAACAGATCAGAGAAATGAACCCAAACTACACAGAATTCAAATTCCCTCAGATCAAGAGTCATCCATGGGCGAAG GTGTTCCGGGCGTGCACGCCGCCGGACGCCATCTCGCTGGTGTCGCGGCTGCTGGAGTACACGCCGGGCGCGCGGCTGTCGCCGCTGCAGGCGTGCGCGCACAGCTTCTTCGACGAGCTGCGCGAGCCGGCCGCGCGCCTGCCCAACGGCCGCGCGCTGCCGCCGCTCTTCAACTTCACCGAGTACGAGCTCAACATCCAGCCGAGCCTCAACGACTTCCTCAAGCCGCGCGCCTCGCCGCCGCAGGCCGACGCGGCCTCCGCCAGCCACCAGGCCGCCGGCGTGTTAGACCAGGACCCGCCCG GCGAGAACGCGGCAGCGAGCGGGCCGAGCGGCGGGTCGCCGGGCGCGTCGTAG
- the LOC134653567 gene encoding glycogen synthase kinase-3 beta isoform X3 yields MLRRRGIYTVNADPDDRPKSSLPLLVKRYGKDGSKVTTVVATPGQGPDRPQEVSYADMKLIGNGSFGVVYQAKLCDTGELIAIKKVLQDKRFKNRELQIMRRLEHCNIVKLKYFFYSSGEKAAVPAAVSTLLSAMQSIEVTKDEVYLNLVLEYIPETVYKVARHYSKDEQTIPISFIKLYMYQLFRSLAYIHSLGICHRDIKPQNLLLDPKTGVLKLCDFGSAKHLVRGEPNVSYICSRYYRAPELIFGAIDYTTKIDVWSAGCVVAELLLGQPIFPGDSGVDQLVEIIKVLGTPTREQIREMNPNYTEFKFPQIKSHPWAKVFRACTPPDAISLVSRLLEYTPGARLSPLQACAHSFFDELREPAARLPNGRALPPLFNFTEYELNIQPSLNDFLKPRASPPQADAASASHQAAGVLDQDPPGENAAASGPSGGSPGAS; encoded by the exons gCAAGGACGGCTCAAAGGTGACGACTGTGGTGGCGACGCCGGGGCAAGGCCCCGACCGGCCGCAGGAAGTGAGCTATGCCGACATGAAGCTCATCGGTAACGGCAGCTTCGGCGTCGTCTACCAGGCCAAACTATGTGACACCGGCGAGCTCATTGCCATCAAAAAAGTGCTCCAGGACAAAAGGTTTAAG aaTCGAGAACTTCAAATTATGCGACGGCTGGAGCACTGTAATATTGTCAAATTGAAATACTTCTTTTACTCTAGTGGAGAAAAG gCGGCAGTGCCCGCAGCAGTCAGTACGTTGTTAAGCGCAATGCAGTCTATTGAAGTCACA AAGGACGAAGTGTACCTGAACCTGGTGCTGGAGTATATCCCCGAAACTGTTTATAAAGTGGCACGTCATTACTCCAAAGATGAACAAACCATACCCATTAGTTTTATAAAG CTCTACATGTACCAGTTGTTCAGAAGTCTGGCGTACATCCACTCGCTGGGCATCTGCCACCGGGACATCAAGCCACAAAACTTACTCCTGGACCCCAAGACGGGGGTCCTCAAGCTGTGCGACTTCGGCTCCGCGAAGCACCTCGTGCGCGGCGAGCCTAACGTCTCATATATCTGCTCGCGTTACTACCGCGCGCCGGAACTTATTTTCGGCGCTATAGATTATACCACTAAAATCG ATGTGTGGAGCGCGGGTTGCGTAGTGGCAGAGCTGTTGCTCGGCCAACCCATCTTCCCTGGGGACTCCGGTGTAGACCAACTCGTGGAAATCATCAAG GTCTTAGGCACTCCCACGCGGGAACAGATCAGAGAAATGAACCCAAACTACACAGAATTCAAATTCCCTCAGATCAAGAGTCATCCATGGGCGAAG GTGTTCCGGGCGTGCACGCCGCCGGACGCCATCTCGCTGGTGTCGCGGCTGCTGGAGTACACGCCGGGCGCGCGGCTGTCGCCGCTGCAGGCGTGCGCGCACAGCTTCTTCGACGAGCTGCGCGAGCCGGCCGCGCGCCTGCCCAACGGCCGCGCGCTGCCGCCGCTCTTCAACTTCACCGAGTACGAGCTCAACATCCAGCCGAGCCTCAACGACTTCCTCAAGCCGCGCGCCTCGCCGCCGCAGGCCGACGCGGCCTCCGCCAGCCACCAGGCCGCCGGCGTGTTAGACCAGGACCCGCCCG GCGAGAACGCGGCAGCGAGCGGGCCGAGCGGCGGGTCGCCGGGCGCGTCGTAG
- the LOC134653567 gene encoding glycogen synthase kinase-3 beta isoform X5, protein MKLIGNGSFGVVYQAKLCDTGELIAIKKVLQDKRFKNRELQIMRRLEHCNIVKLKYFFYSSGEKAAVPAAVSTLLSAMQSIEVTKDEVYLNLVLEYIPETVYKVARHYSKDEQTIPISFIKLYMYQLFRSLAYIHSLGICHRDIKPQNLLLDPKTGVLKLCDFGSAKHLVRGEPNVSYICSRYYRAPELIFGAIDYTTKIDVWSAGCVVAELLLGQPIFPGDSGVDQLVEIIKVLGTPTREQIREMNPNYTEFKFPQIKSHPWAKVFRACTPPDAISLVSRLLEYTPGARLSPLQACAHSFFDELREPAARLPNGRALPPLFNFTEYELNIQPSLNDFLKPRASPPQADAASASHQAAGVLDQDPPGENAAASGPSGGSPGAS, encoded by the exons ATGAAGCTCATCGGTAACGGCAGCTTCGGCGTCGTCTACCAGGCCAAACTATGTGACACCGGCGAGCTCATTGCCATCAAAAAAGTGCTCCAGGACAAAAGGTTTAAG aaTCGAGAACTTCAAATTATGCGACGGCTGGAGCACTGTAATATTGTCAAATTGAAATACTTCTTTTACTCTAGTGGAGAAAAG gCGGCAGTGCCCGCAGCAGTCAGTACGTTGTTAAGCGCAATGCAGTCTATTGAAGTCACA AAGGACGAAGTGTACCTGAACCTGGTGCTGGAGTATATCCCCGAAACTGTTTATAAAGTGGCACGTCATTACTCCAAAGATGAACAAACCATACCCATTAGTTTTATAAAG CTCTACATGTACCAGTTGTTCAGAAGTCTGGCGTACATCCACTCGCTGGGCATCTGCCACCGGGACATCAAGCCACAAAACTTACTCCTGGACCCCAAGACGGGGGTCCTCAAGCTGTGCGACTTCGGCTCCGCGAAGCACCTCGTGCGCGGCGAGCCTAACGTCTCATATATCTGCTCGCGTTACTACCGCGCGCCGGAACTTATTTTCGGCGCTATAGATTATACCACTAAAATCG ATGTGTGGAGCGCGGGTTGCGTAGTGGCAGAGCTGTTGCTCGGCCAACCCATCTTCCCTGGGGACTCCGGTGTAGACCAACTCGTGGAAATCATCAAG GTCTTAGGCACTCCCACGCGGGAACAGATCAGAGAAATGAACCCAAACTACACAGAATTCAAATTCCCTCAGATCAAGAGTCATCCATGGGCGAAG GTGTTCCGGGCGTGCACGCCGCCGGACGCCATCTCGCTGGTGTCGCGGCTGCTGGAGTACACGCCGGGCGCGCGGCTGTCGCCGCTGCAGGCGTGCGCGCACAGCTTCTTCGACGAGCTGCGCGAGCCGGCCGCGCGCCTGCCCAACGGCCGCGCGCTGCCGCCGCTCTTCAACTTCACCGAGTACGAGCTCAACATCCAGCCGAGCCTCAACGACTTCCTCAAGCCGCGCGCCTCGCCGCCGCAGGCCGACGCGGCCTCCGCCAGCCACCAGGCCGCCGGCGTGTTAGACCAGGACCCGCCCG GCGAGAACGCGGCAGCGAGCGGGCCGAGCGGCGGGTCGCCGGGCGCGTCGTAG